DNA sequence from the Fusarium verticillioides 7600 chromosome 2, whole genome shotgun sequence genome:
GTGCACTTCTGCTGACCCTGCTACTCTCAAGTGGGTCAAGATCGATGCTGCTGGTCTGGATGGAACCTGGGCTGCTGCCGATctgatcaagaacaacaacacctGGACTACCACTGTCCCTGAGACTCTTGCGGCTGGTAGCTACGTCTTCCGTCATGAGATCATCGCTCTACACGGTGCTGGTTCCAAGGATGGTGCCCAGAACTATCCTCAGTGCTTCAACATTGACATCACCGGCTCTGGAACCGATGAGCCTGAGGGTACCTTGACCACTGAGCTCTACACCGACTCTGAGCCTGGTATTCTCTTCGACCCTTACAAGGGTTCCACCACATACGAGATCCCAGGACCTGCTCTGTACGGTTCTGCCTCTGGCACCAAGCCTGTCGTCCCTGACACTCCCTCCAACGGAACCTTCTCGACTCCCGCTCCTTCTGCCCCGACCCCCGTTGCTCCCACTCCTGTCGCCCTCACCAGCCTCGTCAcctctgttgctgctgctgctactcaggctgctgaggtCCCTGCTACTGAGGCCCCTGtcgctgaggaggaggatacTGAGGATGGTGCTCTCCCCAAGACTTTCACTCTTGACACCTTCATTGACTGGCTCCGCTCCAAGAACGGTGCCTCCAAGAAGGCTCGCCGTCACGCTCGCCAATTCTAAGTTATCTGAGATATACTTGGAGAGAACGCgatgtgttgatggaggagaatTGATCCTTTGAAAGGTCAGGCTTATTTTATATGTAGATAATAGTGAATGCGCTTGCAGAAGTCAAGCCCATGTACAATATAAAAATTCAAACACTGGAGAACTCACTTATACGTGATGTCGAATGTTGTTACTGAAATGCATCAATAAAAAATACATAACCGCAAAGTTTCTTGCACAACACTCCACAGGATACTCATGAAATGTGTTACCATTGCCAGGAACGTGTATATGCAACGCACCTGAAGTCCGAGGCCTGAATTGCCACATTTCTTCCCATGAGTTAATCCGCTGTGATTGCTTCTCATATGGGCGCCATTAGATTGGTAGAGCCGGGAAGCAGGGGATAGCGCGGCGATCTCTACGAAGTGCCTAAAAATAGCCTTCTTAACGTTGCTTTGACTTTTCTATATTCGAAGACCGATCGTTTGTTGAGTGCAGAAGTGATATTTTCTTGTTCAGTATCGTGTTTGAGATAATAATTAAAGATAACCCTGCTTTTTGGAAGAATCTAGCAACAATCGCCTACAAAGCTGGACTCTAGTGACGGGCAATCCATCACATAGTGCTTGAAGAGCAATCTCATGTGGATATCATGCTGGCACTTGACTTGTGTGTGGAAGGCAAGCATTGTGCAGACCTAAGCGAATTTATCACTAGAGAAAATTCACTTCTGGGTATGTCAACCTTGAAGTATTGTGAATTGGTCTTGGAATGCTGACCTTGATGGAAAAGGCTGCGATCCATGGCAGAAGGAGCCTTGGGTATCTAAAGAAAGTTGATGGCAGGTTACAAGACAGCTTGTCTGATTCGCGAGGACTAAACCATGGCAAGTTCCACTTTCTTATGTCGACATACTGCACAGAAAGTTACGGTGTTTCTCGCAGCATTAATCACTGAAAAACATCTGATCCTGGTTTCTGAGCTAGGGCCAATAGATGCCATCTGAATCCTGAGGCCTATCGAAGTCGTCTTATCGGACGAGGCCACTCCAATCGTCAGACTGGAAGCCCTGGCCGCGAGAGCAAAGACTTAGTTCTTGCAACCGCTTGGAAGACTGTATCAATAGCTGACACCCTCACGAGTCACATCGACCCGCAGGCAACCCAAGTAGAGGGCAGCAGGCGTATCTATATACCATATCTATGAGATATACGATCGAGAGCGCCAGTTCACAGTCCAATTGGGAGATGGAGAACAAAGTTCAATTGGATCAGCGCAATTGATGGGCAGGGGAATACCAGGTATAGAAATCAAGGACAGTTTTGTCTTCGCCTTCTTATAGAAGCAGCGAGACATGGGCAACGGGTATTGCTCAGGTACCTTAGATGTGTtgtttgcagttgagacttgtgactgagactgagagcTTGGATCAGCAGGCAGAACTGAGCTCATGTACCTCACGAAGCTGGTACGGGGCAAGCTCTTGTGTATCCATCAGGAGTACAGGGGcgaagcttggaagaaataCAGCAAACTGTTTGCAGGTTCATAGCAATTAAAAAGCTCAGCCCTCTCAAAACCCAAACCGCAGGGCAGGCCTTTGAAAGGGATGCAGAGGATCAATGCATGACTTAGGTAAAAGAAGTATTTCGGAAATTCTACAGTAAACTGTGAGTGATATTTCAATTCAAGTTATGCATGACAACTAATACCTCTGCGTTCTCTCATTCAGCCATGATACAATCGGATGTATCAGATCCGGCAACTAAAATCTCGTTCCGCTCCCTGCAAAAAACACGACAAAGGAGGGATCGGCCCTTTGCCGTCCTCAATTACCAGTTAAATCGGTTTTAGCGTATTCGTAAATGCCGTTATTTCTGGATATTTTATAATACAAGTCCGTATTGCAACCCTAGCGTAGCATCAGGCCGAGGTCGTTTATGCATAACCCCGCGTCGTCGAATGTCCAACGGCCTTTTGAGGACTGTTCCGTGTGGTTTTGATTGGTGCGGTTGGGTCCGCGGGCAATTGGAAATTATGTACCTACTTGGTTTGGCGTTTGTGTCCGTGATAGGTAACGAGCTCATGATGTGACTTTTATATGCTGCGGTTTATGCCTGCCAGAAATGAAGTATAGTGCAACGTAGTTGGGTTTATTCCAAGAGAGTTATCCATGCAATCATGCTTTGCAGGTGATACTATTAGATGTGATATGGGATGAATGCCTAAAACGGTATTGAATATATCTTTGTAATGATTACGATGGTTTTGTTTGACAGCTGAATAAACCTCTTGCCAAGCTGATGTTCGTGATATCTTTCAACATAAATACTCTTCCTGTTATTCACTTCAATCTCTCATTGTATTACCATCACAAGCCCTTCTACTACTTACAAATCACCCTTCGCTAGTACTGCTCCAGAAACCATACAAAATCGCTCAACATGAAGTTCCTTGTTACCCTCGCTCTGACCAtccccgccatcatggccactcCTGCACCAGTCCCCGACAAGGCTGCGAGCACACAGGTGCAAGCCTGCGCCTGTATCAACGCGCAAGGCCAAACCACGGTAAGCGGCTACTGCCAGTACATCCGCGGCCGCGCCGAACGAGTCGACGGTGGAGAGCTTGTAAGTAACTCTTGTTCCCCCTGATTACCATGTTTTGCTAACGTCACGATGCTTAGTGCTACCCTAGCGACAAATATTCGGACTACATGCCTGAGAGATTCACTGCCGAATTCTGCAAGAGCTACTATCCGGGCTACAACGACCGCGTctgcaagaccaagactgtgTGCCCGCTTGTTGGAGACTACTGGGTTCCCTGTTAAGTTCTTTAGCCTTGGTGGAAGGCATGGGCGCTTATGTGTTAATTTCTATGGATATATTATCAGCTTCTTTACTGTGTTCACTTAGAGTTTTGAACTCGAGGCCTTAATTTACATTCCGTTCATTGCGCGAAGAGGCTTATCTTATCGACATGGTTACTCAATTCTTTTTAAGAGTTATCAATATCGAAGGGCACAGTGCCCTCCCTTGTTAGTGATGAAGATACGTAGCCAgagcagccaagaagcagcggAGACTCCTATTCCTCATGCAATCTGGCTGAAAAGCCCCCCTCAAACAAATCTGACCTAGTGGCGACCCTTTCTAACTACAGCACTAATTTCAATGGCTCCGCCAGACAGGAAGATACTACTACCCAAGCTCGCGGCTGAAGCACCGGGCGAGATTGACCAGGTACTTCCCGCTACTACCAAACGCAAGGCGCTGCCCCCGCGCAGACGCAACGCTCCCGTTGCTTATCAGAGTGAGTTTTTGGAAAACCGGGAATACCAGTGGCAATTCCAAGCTGACCAACGATCCACCAGCCTGTCAGAGACGCAAGGTCAAGGTACATCTTGCTTCAACTCATTTCAGTCCAGGCTCTGCAGCGACAGCTAATACTAAAGCGATAGTGCGGATGTGCTCGTCCGAAATGCCATTAGTGTAAAAAAGCATCGATTGGCTGCGTCTACGACACGCCAGCTGGTTTCAACCACCGACAAGCGGATAAAGATCAGATTGCGGGCTCCAAGCTACCGTCGAGCATCTTCGCCAACGAATTTCGACCTAAAGTACACCAAACTCTGACCAGCCGGACACCCCCCTCAGCCTGAGCGCACCGGCAGTTGGAAATATCCGTCGAGATGTGCAGCCCTCGGAAGGCTTGGTCGAAATACTCAGAGGCCAACCACAGGCATTCGCGTTACAGGTCTTGGATTACCTGCGAAAAGACCGCTCCCCCAGAGAGATCATGGATTTTCTTGACGGCAATTTGTCCATGAATATTAACCCGTCGATCCATGCAGCTAGGGGCAGCGTCACACCAACACAGACACCGCTCGAGTTCCAGCTCGTTGTTCACTATCCGCAGGTCTATTTGTTCAAAGATAGGGTAGCCCTGATCGGTCTAGCTTACCTGACAAGGATCAGAGCTCCTCTTATATATAAGTAGCATAGCTCCCCCCATCACACGAGAGAAATCAAGGCTCTTTTAACCCTCATATGTGACCCTCTGCTGTGCGTGCCACACTATTTGCCCCTCGCTCCTCTCGATGCGGCTTCTCTGGATCTAGGACTGCTTGGCATTGAGCCACAGCATGCCGATATCTTTCAGGACCCGGGGCTATCGAATCTTCTCCACGATAGTGTATCGAGCCTGGCGGTGAACATAGTAGTTCAGCCGCGGGAAGTGTTAGGCAGAACATCATTTGGGGCCGATAACAGTATTTTTATCGATCCATGTCAAATTTCACACAGGACAAGTGTCCCCATAAGTAACCAATTCGCCGCTGAGGCCATCGCCTTATATCTCAATACGAATCAGCCCTGGTGGGCCTATTTCGACACCGATCTGTTTCTATATGAGCTGGCCAATGCAGAGACCAACTTCTGCTCTAGCATCCTGGTCAACGCTCTTCTTGCCTGGGCGACTGTGAGTCTTCGAAACTGCCAGGTCTACGTTCATCAAACAGTCATCACGAAGCTCGCCTCACAGCAGAGCTATGCCCACTATGAACCAATGGCCACCACACTACCTACCAAGTTTTTAGACGAGGCCTTATGGATctatgatgatgagaagagtgtTGACTGTCTCACGACTGTTGCAGCGACATCTCTGATGAATATGACGTTTACTACGCTAGGAAAGGATAAAGCGGGACGTCGTTTGCAAGAAGATAATGCCAGGATGGCACAGCGCATGTGACTGTATGGGAAATCAGATGTCTACTCACAAAATAGCCTCGACCTGAGCGATGAGTGCGCTGAAAGAGCAGCATGCGCAGCTGCTGGGGTGCTTACAACTTCCAAATGTACAGTTCCATGAGAATCATGCCCGGTGAAGCGTACAACTGACATAGTCACCAGGGTCATATCGATGAGTTATTACCAAGAACCAATGCCCAAAAGGGCACCGAGGTTTCGCATCTCAGGGAAAGCAATGACCGCAGCCCGGCACGGCATACCTAGTATCGACACTATATATACCTCCCTGATATAATTTGTCAAGATGCTTACATCACCAAGTATTTGGTTTCATACAGCTATTATCGATCTATTCCGCCCTTTCGAGCATGAGTTCCCGTAGCCCAAGCTTCCCGCCTTTTGCAGGAGTAAACGCTACTCCGAAAGCCGTTATATCAGCATAGATTGAGCAACTAAAGCGTCTTGTCTATCAATACCGTGCAAATTGCGAATCATGCAAGTACTCCATCATCTGGCAAAGCGGCATGCTTTATCTTGTCAACCACATACTACGTGATTTGTCCAGCAATGAATCACAATTCTACTTTCTACTCTGTATGCGCGGATATCAGCATCTAGCCCGCTATATGTCCTTTGTTAGTGGTATAGTGCAGAGCCTGATAGTCACGACGAAGCGACAGGGTGCTCCCTTGACAGCCAGCACACAGCGGCTACTAGAAGAGGTACGGGGTGAGAGTTGCAGGAGTCGAGAGTTCTTTAGCGCTTATCcagttgatcttgagatggtAGCGAAGGGTACTTCTTCTGCAACGTTGGAGAAACTTACTAGACGCTTTCAGGAGGAACCCTCCGGGGTGAGTCAGGGCGAGGCATCGGATAGCGCAAGTTTGCCAGCTGGCTGGAAAGGTACTGCCCAGGATCTGGTAACCACGCTGTCTATGCTAGAAGATGATTGAAGGGGAACAGAATCGTTAATGAAAGTCCAAATAGCCTGGTTCAAGATCGTTGCATTTGGTAACCATGAGTAATTCATATGACTGGCGACAGCCGAGATCGAATGACCTGCCCATGTTCTCGAGTATTTCTGACACTGTGCTCTAAAATAAAAAAGCCTCGACAACAATAGTAATATGACCTCTACCCTTGAGTGGCTTCTCTCGCCTCACAAGAACCACAAAGGTAGAAGTTCATCCAGTCCTGACCGATCCTCTCTTCTATTGCATTTGGAATCTCAACCTGTGTTCTTGTGCTACAGATCCGCCTTGATACATCGCTCCAACTTCCCGCCATCCTTTTCCGATAGTCTTCCGgatcttcaacttcacgGCTCGACGAGCTTGGAAGCTCAGGTAGTAGTAAGAACTGGCAGATCTTCTGAAAGATGACTTGATCTGCCATGGATGGAATAGGAAACAGCCCTTCTTGCATGCCAAGCATGATGGGATTTATAGTCTGAGAGAAAAGCTTCAGATCGAGGGCCTCCTCGACGTCTTGACAGTCAAAAGCGGTATCGTAATAGCGAACATGGCGCAAGAAGGTCTGGACCAGAGCTGAAACGCTAATTTCCACATAGAcggcctcttcatcttgatgatgacgtcTACAATTAATGAAATCAAGTGGATCCCACCGGTTCTCTGTGGGATATAGTGTAACAAGCAACCGATCATCAAAGCACATTACGTGCCGGAAGTCATTTATGATTCGGATCGTTGTATTGATCCTATCAGAATCCCAGGGTATTTGGTAGCGGGTTTTAGAAGCCCGGAAAGCGTTTATAGATGAGACGAGAAAACATGCTAGGGCCGTTTTTGCCACAGTATTGTTGCTGATTTGTGGTGCTTTTAGGAGTGAAAACCATGGCTCGTCGGCTGAAAGAATGATCCTAAGAATATGTTCGATGCGGCGCTGTCTTGTGACCCATTCGACCCATCCATAATGGTTGTGTAACTTGTAGGGAGAATGGAGGCAAGCTAGTAGAACTTGATGTAATAGATCGAATTGCCGCTTACTCTCCCACTCATGGAGATACTTCCCAACATAAGCGTCGAATCCCATTGGGGCAATGCGTAACAGAAATTCCAGTTTGGTTCTTGGTACTCTGCTGCTGACCCTGGTGTCTGCTTGCCATGAGAAGCCTTTAGTTCTTTCAACGAGGAATGTCCATATAAAATCCAATAGCTCGGTTAATGTCGAAACCTCCATCGTAGAAGTTGACCTTAAGAGGCAATGAAGGTGCAATTGAAGGCGATGATCTGCTTCACAATATTTGCGATCCTCcttttgcatttgcatccCGTACGGACTACCAGCAAAGTAAACTTCTGGCCAGAGACATTCTCGCAGCAGGCATGATCTGAAAATTCTAAGAAACAACTCTTCTTGAGACGCTTTGTGATATTCCATTATAGTCTTTCCGTCATCCGTCTCGATCAGAAAATCGAAGACCGTTCGGTGAATGGGCTGTACCTGGAGTTTATCATACTTAAGAAGATGAGGGAACGACTCATCTGCCATTTGCTCTTCTGTTGGATGTGTGTAATGCGCGCGAATGACTTCAAAAAGGCCACCTGTTATGGTTTGTATTCTTGTACAGAGTTCATTGCACCGTTGCACAAGATCCGTTGCTCGGAGTGTGACAAAGTCGTTTACAGGCATGGACCACAAATCATGACTTGAAGCCACCATCATTTCTAGAATAGATATGCGTGGTGACAATGTTGCTAATAGATAGGGCAATGCTTCTAACCATGGTGGCCGCAAAGCAAAAAGGGCAATTTTGAGAATGAGGGCCGTCGACTCCTGGTAAAGATCTGAGTCCTCACCCAGTCTGGCCCACATGCTAAAGTAAAGCTCATGAAGTTCCTAGGAGTCTTGACGAGTCTNNNNNNNNNNNNNNNNNNNNNNNNNNNNNNNNNNNNNNNNNNNNNNNNNNNNNNNNNNNNNNNNNNNNNNNNNNNNNNNNNNNNNNNNNNNNNNNNNNNNNNNNNNNNNNNNNNNNNNNNNNNNNNNNNNNNNNNNNNNNNNNNNNNNNNNNNNNNNNNNNNNNNNNNNNNNNNNNNNNNNNNNNNNNNNNNNNNNNNNNNNNNNNNNNNNNNNNNNNNNNNNNNNNNNNNNNNNNNNNNNNNNNNNNNNNNNNNNNNNNNNNNNNNNNNNNNNNNNNNNNNNNNNNNNNNNNNNNNNNNNNNNNNNNNNNNNNNNNNNNNNNNNNNNNNNNNNNNNNNNNNNNNNNNNNNNNNNNNNNNNNNNNNNNNNNNNNNNNNNNNNNNNNNNNNNNNNNNNNNNNNNNNNNNNNNNNNNNNNNNNNNNNNNNNNNNNNNNNNNNNNNNNNNNNNNNNNNNNNNNNNNNNNNNNNNNNNNNNNNNNNNNNNNNNNNNNNNNNNNNNNNNNNNNNNNNNNNNNNNNNNNNNNNNNNNNNNNNNNNNNNNNNNNNNNNNNNNNNNNNNNNNNNNNNNNNNNNNNNNNNNNNNNNNNNNNNNNNNNNNNNNNNNNNNNNNNNNNNNNNNNNNNNNNNNNNNNNNNNNNNNNNNNNNNNNNNNNNNNNNNNNNNNNNNNNNNNNNNNNNNNNNNNNNNNNNNNNNNNNNNNNNNNNNNNNNNNNNNNNNNNNATCCTCTTTTGAGTCACCATTTAAGATACCCCGAGCAACTGATCTTGTTACCAGGACAGCCCAAAGAAATACCCCTTCTGCCATGCTGGTGATATCCCtgacaagatcctcgacgaaaattgaagagcttgctAGACCGACTGCGTTTCCAAGAGTAGCCCATACATATTGCCAAATATCAAACCATATCAAGTCTTGCATTTTCAAGTCTGGTTCGTGACACAGTCGCACTCGTATGGCTTGTTCTGGGCGGCTTGACATACAAATCTTGACCAGTGGTGATGATATTTGCAAAGTGTTGAGGAACCCAATTAAGGTACATACCCCATCATCGTCCATGAGCTCGTCGAGGCCGTCAATGAAAAGACAAAAAGGCTTAGCTGACAGGCCTAAAAGACTAGTAACCAGAGACTGGAGATCATTGTTGTCCCAATCACCAGGTCCTGCCTTGCGGGACCAGTCAGGATGCTTCTGGAGCCGACCGATGACATTCCTCTTATCTAAAGCGAATAGTTGGTAGGCAAGAGAGCATAAAAAGCCTTTAAAACTGCTTTGCATGGGACTGCCAactttccagaagaagtgagCGAGAATCTGGACGTCAGGTTGCCATTGCTGTAATGAGTGCATTGTTTGTGGATGAGAGGTGATGAACTTGATTAACACACTTTTCCCGGTGCCAAGTCTGCCACTGATCCAATACCGGCTTTCAGGCGATTCAAGCCATCTGACAAAGGTGCCGTAGACCAGCCCTTCGGCGTTGAGGTCTAGCCCACCACCAAGCCGAGGCTTTGGATGAGGAACATCTAAACTGGCTCGTCCGAATATCCAGTGGAATGTCAACGCGTGAGAGGAATGTATCTCGTTTTTTTCGATGATTCATGTCTGGGTAATGGAAGCTGCGCAGGAGTCGTTCGTAGGCCTCGTCCTCCCTCCGGCTCGCCTCTCttgcttcagcttctgcCAAGAGACTATCCTTCCCCTTTTCGGCGTTTGATATAATTCTTGACTCATGAATACCAAGTTCTGATGTGATATGAGCTTTTGTGGATGATTCGGCTCTCTCAATGCGGTCTGATAACTGCGTATTGACCAGAGATACTTGTCCTTGGATGAGGTTATGAAGTTTTGTTTCACTGGCGGATGCTATTACAAGGAAATTTTGAAGCGTTTCTCGAAGGTCGTCAGCCTGGACCTTGGAGATTTCAAGACGTTTGAAGGctccaacaagaagatctgTCTCCAGAGACTCTTTGGCTTTCTGTAGCTGACTTTCCAAGCGATCGATTTCCGGCTTATTGATAATCCCTCGGAAAACGGCCCCAAAGCGATCTCGCTttcgaggttgttgttgggaAAGCAACCGAGCTGGGGTTTCCTTCCTCCATTCAGCTTCGGCATCTCGACAATTGCGAGCTAGAGTCAAGAGCCTCGCGTCATCGAGACTGAGGGGGTGCTGGGAGCGCTCCAGCGACTggctcaagcttgaagcgGCGACTGCCAGATTCTGAGCGTAGACGCTGAGCTCGGGATCCGGTTCGCCTGTGCGATAGGCATTCTTGCAAAGCGTGGCTGTTTTCAGTCCGACTTCAACTAATTGAAGGACGTTACACACGAGCCCCAAGGCGGCAAGTGGCTCGAGGCCCGACATGTTGATGGCGTCGATAGGACCGAACACTGAGATTCAGAGTTGGAagtggatgatggatgaaCCTTGTTAAGGGATGGACCTCATGTTTTGAGTTGAGGCCTCAGGTGAGAGCCTCGTTGG
Encoded proteins:
- a CDS encoding murein transglycosylase, translated to MSFKVAATLAGAFASVALAHGTVTGIKVDGTYQAGYDLSSYYKAQQGGEIPTIAAWSAENLDNGFVPPSDYGTSDIACHKKAAPGKTSMSVKAGGTVEFQWSAWPESHIGPVLTYVAKCSGKCTSADPATLKWVKIDAAGLDGTWAAADLIKNNNTWTTTVPETLAAGSYVFRHEIIALHGAGSKDGAQNYPQCFNIDITGSGTDEPEGTLTTELYTDSEPGILFDPYKGSTTYEIPGPALYGSASGTKPVVPDTPSNGTFSTPAPSAPTPVAPTPVALTSLVTSVAAAATQAAEVPATEAPVAEEEDTEDGALPKTFTLDTFIDWLRSKNGASKKARRHARQF